One window of Streptococcus troglodytae genomic DNA carries:
- a CDS encoding response regulator transcription factor — MNYKEKEILILDDNPEILEMVQESLSIAGFNNLTSVQSQKEALEQFGEKSFDLAILDIMLPEGSGFEVLKDIRKTSTIPVLFLSAISDIEKQYQGFELGADDYIVKPFRPRDLELRILSILKRSYPEKDDTLILPTCQVNFGQALITKGELEIQLTAKEYSILKVLYDNQNRIVTFDQLLEKVWGLQYQGYENTMMAHIRKIRQKIEANPSKPVSLITIKGLGYQLRVD; from the coding sequence ATGAATTATAAAGAGAAAGAAATCTTAATTTTAGATGACAATCCAGAAATTTTAGAAATGGTGCAAGAGTCTTTAAGCATTGCTGGCTTTAACAATCTAACAAGTGTGCAATCACAAAAGGAAGCTTTGGAACAATTTGGAGAAAAATCCTTTGATTTAGCCATTTTAGATATCATGTTACCTGAAGGTTCAGGCTTTGAAGTTCTAAAAGACATCCGTAAGACCTCTACAATTCCTGTTTTGTTTTTGTCGGCAATTTCAGATATTGAAAAACAATATCAAGGTTTTGAGTTGGGAGCTGACGATTATATTGTTAAGCCTTTTCGACCAAGAGATTTGGAACTACGAATCCTTTCTATTTTAAAAAGATCCTATCCTGAAAAGGATGATACCCTTATTTTACCTACGTGTCAGGTCAACTTTGGTCAAGCTTTGATTACCAAAGGAGAATTGGAAATTCAGTTGACAGCTAAGGAATACAGTATTCTTAAGGTCTTATATGACAATCAAAATCGCATTGTTACCTTTGATCAACTCTTAGAAAAGGTTTGGGGCTTGCAATATCAAGGTTATGAAAATACTATGATGGCACATATTCGCAAAATTCGACAAAAGATTGAAGCCAATCCTTCTAAACCAGTCAGTCTTATTACTATTAAGGGGCTGGGCTACCAGTTACGGGTGGATTAG
- a CDS encoding ABC transporter permease: MITFEFKKIRKSAIPITLIFFNLVGTLLGTMLFALNRNYLVDGTEASILWGQTIFYASQIFTPILIGTICSISCHFEESNKNWQRLLTIPIKSSRIVLAKIASLSVVMAISQLLVLCFYMLSAVLLKVSFVSFLPDFLLWSITGWLATITIVTIQIFIGIRLKNFAVPILISAILSMAGLMTLFIGNSLFTIFPYDQVAVGLRARTLIPFTLPELALFLGLNVIYIILFYGLAVRQLKKRFI, translated from the coding sequence ATGATAACATTTGAATTTAAAAAAATCAGGAAAAGTGCTATTCCGATAACACTTATCTTCTTCAATCTTGTCGGGACCTTATTAGGAACAATGCTGTTTGCCCTTAATCGTAACTACCTTGTTGATGGTACAGAAGCTTCTATCCTCTGGGGACAAACGATTTTCTATGCCTCACAAATTTTTACCCCTATCCTCATTGGAACCATCTGTTCCATCAGCTGTCACTTTGAGGAAAGTAACAAAAACTGGCAGCGGCTCTTGACCATTCCTATCAAATCTAGTCGCATTGTTTTAGCAAAGATCGCTAGTTTATCGGTGGTTATGGCTATCAGTCAATTATTGGTGCTATGTTTTTACATGCTTAGCGCTGTCCTTTTGAAAGTATCTTTTGTCAGTTTTCTGCCAGACTTTTTACTCTGGTCTATTACAGGCTGGCTGGCTACCATTACTATTGTTACCATTCAAATTTTTATCGGTATTCGCCTGAAAAACTTTGCAGTGCCTATTCTCATCTCTGCTATTTTGTCTATGGCTGGTCTCATGACCCTCTTTATTGGGAACAGTCTATTTACTATCTTTCCTTATGACCAAGTTGCTGTAGGTCTTCGAGCTCGCACCTTAATACCTTTTACCCTGCCAGAATTAGCCTTATTTCTAGGACTTAATGTCATCTACATTATTCTCTTTTATGGCTTAGCAGTCAGACAGCTTAAAAAGAGATTTATTTGA
- a CDS encoding ABC transporter ATP-binding protein — MNNYIIETKQLSKDFSGESAVNQLSIHVRKNEIYGFLGPNGAGKSTAMKMLLGLLQPTHGSIKLFGKNFDSNQIALLSNVGSLIEEPSYYANLTGYENLEIIQRLLKLPKENIDKVLKIVKLYEQKDKLVKNYSLGMKQRLGIALAIVKFPKLLILDEPTNGLDPAGIQEIRKLIKSLPQKYDMTIIISSHILSEIEQMATTVGIINKGKLLFEGQLTKLEEDEKYLFETSDDAFAEQLLMRKGFELEENQDLVLKDYNKANIAAAVKLLVANNIDIYQVRMVRKSLEDIFLDMTGREGGVL; from the coding sequence ATGAACAATTACATTATTGAGACCAAGCAGTTAAGCAAGGATTTTTCAGGTGAGTCAGCCGTTAATCAGCTTTCAATTCATGTTAGAAAAAATGAAATTTACGGTTTTTTAGGACCCAACGGTGCTGGCAAAAGTACGGCTATGAAAATGCTCTTAGGACTGCTGCAACCAACGCATGGCTCTATTAAGCTCTTTGGCAAAAATTTCGACAGCAATCAAATTGCACTACTTTCAAATGTAGGCTCTCTCATTGAAGAACCATCCTACTATGCTAATTTGACCGGTTATGAAAATTTAGAGATTATTCAACGTTTGCTTAAACTCCCCAAGGAAAATATTGACAAGGTTTTGAAAATTGTCAAACTCTATGAGCAAAAAGATAAGCTAGTTAAAAACTATTCGCTAGGCATGAAGCAACGTTTAGGTATTGCCTTAGCCATTGTCAAATTCCCTAAACTACTGATTTTAGACGAGCCCACCAATGGACTAGATCCTGCTGGTATTCAGGAAATCCGTAAACTCATCAAGTCTTTGCCACAAAAATACGACATGACCATCATCATTTCCAGCCACATCTTGTCAGAGATTGAACAGATGGCTACCACTGTCGGTATTATTAACAAAGGAAAACTACTTTTTGAAGGGCAACTTACTAAGTTGGAAGAAGATGAAAAATACCTTTTTGAGACTAGTGATGATGCATTCGCTGAACAGCTGTTGATGCGAAAAGGTTTTGAATTAGAAGAAAATCAGGACTTGGTACTCAAAGATTACAACAAAGCTAACATTGCAGCGGCCGTCAAACTTTTAGTGGCAAATAATATTGATATTTACCAAGTCCGCATGGTACGTAAATCGCTGGAAGATATCTTTCTTGATATGACAGGGCGGGAAGGAGGTGTCTTGTAA
- a CDS encoding ABC transporter permease, with translation MLNLGLEFTKLKRRSFLLSLIVIIVVELVWISVVITHELANTHEAYNAIFDMAYINDLILPLFISVLASRLLEMEHLGKTFKLLQTSNESPWQLFKAKLSLMAIFAFMVSWLQTIFLKFIIQAAQVKVTPPQLSLSLLTTFLVCMFLSCLHLCLAFIYQKASVTVVTGLIGAFLSFVGISALPLPIRFFVPWQYFSMMGIAKRITGAHTYLFQYDSSYPLKLVALLLIVLLAIFVSKKLIGKANLL, from the coding sequence ATGCTTAATTTAGGCTTAGAATTTACTAAATTAAAAAGACGCTCTTTCTTGCTGTCCTTGATTGTCATTATTGTTGTGGAATTAGTCTGGATCAGTGTTGTTATCACTCATGAGCTGGCTAATACACATGAAGCCTACAATGCCATCTTTGACATGGCCTACATAAATGACCTTATCCTACCGCTTTTTATTTCTGTTTTGGCATCCAGACTACTAGAAATGGAGCACTTGGGAAAGACTTTTAAGCTGTTGCAAACCAGCAATGAAAGTCCTTGGCAACTTTTTAAAGCCAAGCTAAGCTTGATGGCCATTTTTGCCTTTATGGTCAGTTGGCTACAAACCATCTTCTTAAAATTCATCATTCAAGCTGCGCAAGTCAAGGTAACACCTCCTCAATTAAGTCTCTCTTTGCTGACAACTTTTTTAGTCTGTATGTTCTTATCTTGCCTTCATCTTTGCTTGGCATTTATCTACCAAAAAGCAAGTGTGACGGTAGTTACAGGTCTAATTGGTGCCTTCCTATCATTTGTCGGTATCAGTGCTCTACCCCTACCTATTCGTTTCTTTGTTCCTTGGCAATACTTCTCAATGATGGGAATTGCTAAGCGGATAACTGGAGCCCATACTTACCTTTTCCAATACGATAGTAGCTATCCCTTAAAATTAGTGGCTCTGCTGCTTATCGTTCTTTTAGCTATTTTTGTCAGTAAAAAACTTATCGGAAAGGCGAACTTATTATGA